Proteins encoded in a region of the Armatimonadota bacterium genome:
- a CDS encoding arginine--tRNA ligase, with protein MLRADVTSWIQTAIEALVASGALPSVDGPPVAVDDPKNPDHGDFATNWAMAAAKPIAAAGGPQNPRALGELLAASLRSDPRFESVDVAGPGFVNLRLAPDACARVLTDVLERSTGSVLDDPGHFGRPNGTRPERINVEFVSVNPNGPITIGSGRGAAFGSTLANVLAAAGHTVHREYYINDGVNSEQMRQFAESVKAICEGRPVPEKGYKGDYVADVAKQVADLLAQGDGSVVWFQDRSQDFMLQKQRSDLEAFGVTFDTWFSEQSLHDSGKVQEHLAALTEVGVADEGAFRTKLKTAKGGVVEEAVREPQGTGVEDEDEGEGQPGSPEDAQCSTLWLRSTKFGDDMDRVLRRRDGRLTYIASDVAYHADKFNRPVDADRLITVLGPDHHGYIGRLHAVVAAVLSEERPRGDVSVGTPLSDWEQVVYASEGERDACRSALSESRRRLEVLIFQLVRFMKDGRPAPMRKRDGNVYALIDLMTEIGQKVKPGAVPTEQLRAGCDVARFFYLMRHHDTTFDFDLDLAERQSDENPVFYVQYAHARICSVMDRGREAGIEVPDDPVLPADKGLHGKERALILKIADLPYETGRCAEDYAVSRLTTYAVELARTYHHFYEACLVVDLEDRETSEWRLALCAATRSALKATFDLLGISAPERMARVEA; from the coding sequence GTGCTCCGGGCGGACGTAACGAGTTGGATCCAGACCGCGATCGAGGCTTTAGTGGCTTCGGGCGCCCTTCCGTCCGTCGATGGGCCGCCCGTCGCCGTCGACGATCCCAAGAATCCGGATCACGGCGACTTTGCGACGAACTGGGCCATGGCGGCGGCGAAACCGATCGCCGCGGCGGGCGGTCCTCAAAACCCGCGGGCCCTAGGAGAGCTCCTGGCCGCAAGCCTCCGCTCCGACCCGCGTTTTGAGAGCGTCGACGTGGCCGGGCCCGGGTTTGTGAACTTGAGGCTTGCTCCCGACGCTTGCGCCCGCGTCCTGACCGACGTGTTAGAACGGTCGACTGGGAGCGTCCTGGACGACCCCGGTCACTTCGGCCGCCCGAATGGGACGCGTCCCGAACGGATCAACGTCGAGTTCGTTTCGGTCAATCCGAACGGTCCGATCACGATCGGCTCGGGCCGCGGCGCGGCCTTCGGATCGACCCTGGCCAACGTCCTCGCCGCGGCCGGCCACACGGTCCACCGCGAGTACTACATCAACGACGGCGTCAACAGTGAGCAGATGCGCCAGTTCGCCGAATCGGTCAAGGCGATCTGCGAAGGTCGTCCCGTTCCCGAGAAGGGCTACAAAGGCGACTACGTAGCGGACGTCGCGAAGCAGGTCGCGGACTTGCTCGCTCAAGGCGACGGATCGGTCGTATGGTTCCAAGACAGGAGCCAGGACTTCATGCTCCAGAAACAGAGGAGCGACCTGGAGGCGTTCGGGGTCACGTTCGACACGTGGTTCTCGGAGCAGTCGCTCCACGACTCCGGAAAGGTCCAAGAGCACTTGGCGGCTTTGACCGAGGTCGGCGTGGCCGATGAAGGCGCCTTTCGGACCAAGCTTAAGACGGCCAAAGGCGGAGTGGTCGAGGAGGCCGTCCGGGAACCCCAGGGCACGGGCGTCGAAGACGAAGACGAGGGGGAAGGACAGCCGGGAAGTCCCGAAGACGCCCAGTGTTCGACCCTTTGGTTAAGGAGCACGAAGTTCGGCGACGATATGGACCGCGTCCTTCGCCGCCGGGACGGAAGGCTCACTTACATTGCCAGTGACGTCGCATATCACGCCGACAAGTTCAACCGTCCGGTGGACGCCGACCGCTTGATCACGGTCCTTGGGCCCGACCACCATGGCTACATCGGCCGGCTCCACGCCGTCGTCGCGGCCGTCTTGTCCGAAGAGCGGCCCCGAGGGGACGTCTCCGTCGGGACCCCGCTTTCGGACTGGGAGCAGGTCGTCTACGCGTCCGAGGGCGAGCGGGACGCCTGTCGGTCGGCGCTCTCGGAGAGCCGGAGACGGTTGGAGGTCCTGATCTTCCAACTCGTCCGGTTCATGAAAGACGGTCGCCCCGCACCCATGCGGAAGCGCGACGGGAACGTTTACGCCCTGATCGACCTGATGACCGAAATCGGGCAGAAAGTGAAACCCGGCGCCGTGCCTACGGAGCAGTTGCGCGCGGGGTGCGACGTCGCCCGTTTCTTCTACCTGATGCGTCACCACGACACCACGTTCGACTTCGACCTGGACCTGGCCGAACGACAAAGCGACGAGAACCCGGTCTTCTACGTCCAGTACGCCCATGCCCGGATCTGTAGCGTGATGGACAGGGGACGCGAAGCGGGGATCGAAGTACCGGACGACCCGGTCTTGCCCGCAGACAAAGGGCTGCACGGGAAGGAACGCGCCTTGATCCTGAAGATCGCGGACCTGCCGTACGAGACAGGCCGTTGCGCCGAAGACTATGCCGTGAGCCGGCTGACGACTTACGCCGTCGAGCTCGCCCGGACGTACCACCACTTTTATGAGGCCTGTCTGGTCGTCGATCTGGAAGACCGGGAAACCTCGGAATGGAGGCTCGCCCTTTGCGCGGCGACCCGGAGTGCGCTGAAGGCGACCTTCGACCTTCTCGGGATTTCGGCACCGGAACGGATGGCCCGCGTCGAAGCTTGA
- a CDS encoding tetratricopeptide repeat protein, which translates to MSLAPAYTARETLDAAIRFHVQGLSEEAEHLYREFLKASPDHPKAVQFLGVLVFQSDRREEGLRLLERAVRLAPNDAEAWSNLGNAYRSVDRIDEAVEALQQAIKLDPVFAPAYCTLCTCLRRPGTLGTSIDSARMAAQLQPSMPQAHSNLGYSLLEGGDSEGAVSAFRQALYVAPRFAEALQGLVFAMHYSSRATAGSIKDAAEGFRSLYPVVKPVRPARAVRTVAFVSPDFRAHPVAYFLEPVLRNWDKERHRLVLVSTSKVRDGWTERMADLADDYVSAPDLDAEGLRSVFEAAGADVAVDLAGHTAGSSAAAFAARLAPLQVSYLGYSGTTGIPSMDAVLADAETVRPGEEGCYTETIALVPGSLFCFDPDRIPSPVTPSPALKNGFVTFGSFNNMSKVSDPNLAAWADILAQVPDSRFVVKSVHLGEARFADRIVQRFRSAGIGKDRVEVRGWSSGPDPFADYGEIDVALDTFPYTGATTTVEALHMGVPVVTLRGDRYASRMSSSILSAVGKDEWITGSVEAYVAEAARLAGDTAELARIRSGLRAQVAGSSLCQGHVAAKGLQDALDALWESDATTR; encoded by the coding sequence ATGTCGTTGGCACCTGCTTACACGGCCCGAGAGACGCTCGATGCGGCCATACGGTTCCATGTCCAAGGACTGAGCGAAGAGGCCGAGCACCTCTACCGCGAGTTTCTAAAGGCCTCTCCCGACCACCCGAAAGCGGTGCAGTTTCTCGGCGTCCTCGTGTTCCAGAGCGACCGCCGGGAGGAAGGGCTGCGCTTGCTCGAAAGGGCCGTACGGCTCGCACCGAACGACGCGGAAGCCTGGAGCAATCTGGGCAACGCTTATCGGTCGGTCGACCGTATCGACGAGGCCGTCGAAGCCTTGCAACAAGCGATCAAGCTCGATCCCGTCTTCGCCCCGGCGTACTGCACGTTGTGCACCTGCCTCCGACGTCCGGGCACGCTCGGAACGTCGATCGACTCGGCCCGGATGGCGGCGCAACTGCAGCCTTCGATGCCCCAGGCCCACAGTAACCTGGGCTACTCTCTCTTAGAGGGCGGGGACTCCGAAGGGGCGGTCAGTGCCTTCCGGCAAGCGCTCTATGTCGCTCCTCGGTTCGCTGAAGCGCTCCAGGGCCTCGTCTTCGCCATGCACTACTCGTCACGAGCGACCGCCGGGTCGATCAAGGACGCGGCCGAAGGGTTCCGATCGCTCTACCCTGTCGTGAAGCCCGTTCGGCCGGCCCGTGCCGTCCGGACGGTCGCGTTCGTCTCGCCCGACTTCAGGGCCCACCCGGTCGCCTATTTCTTAGAGCCCGTCCTTAGGAACTGGGACAAGGAAAGGCACCGCTTGGTCCTCGTGAGCACGTCCAAGGTCCGCGACGGTTGGACCGAGCGAATGGCGGACCTGGCCGACGACTACGTGTCCGCACCCGACCTTGACGCCGAGGGCCTCCGCTCCGTCTTCGAGGCCGCCGGAGCCGACGTCGCCGTCGACCTTGCGGGCCACACGGCCGGCTCGTCGGCCGCCGCGTTCGCAGCTCGGCTCGCCCCCCTCCAAGTCTCCTATCTGGGCTACTCGGGAACGACCGGCATTCCGTCGATGGACGCGGTCTTGGCCGATGCTGAGACCGTCCGGCCCGGAGAGGAAGGGTGCTACACCGAAACGATCGCCCTTGTCCCTGGCTCGTTGTTCTGTTTCGATCCGGATCGGATCCCGTCGCCTGTCACGCCGTCTCCGGCGTTGAAGAACGGGTTCGTCACGTTCGGGTCTTTCAATAACATGTCGAAGGTCAGCGACCCGAACCTTGCGGCATGGGCCGACATCCTTGCCCAAGTTCCCGACTCCCGGTTCGTCGTGAAATCGGTCCACTTGGGCGAAGCGCGGTTCGCCGACCGGATCGTCCAGAGGTTCCGGTCGGCCGGGATCGGCAAAGACCGGGTCGAAGTCCGAGGTTGGTCTTCCGGCCCCGACCCCTTCGCCGATTACGGCGAGATCGACGTGGCGCTCGACACGTTCCCGTACACCGGCGCGACGACGACCGTCGAAGCCCTCCACATGGGAGTGCCGGTCGTCACCCTTCGGGGCGACCGCTATGCCTCGAGAATGTCGTCTTCGATCCTGTCCGCTGTCGGGAAGGACGAGTGGATCACCGGTTCGGTCGAAGCCTATGTGGCCGAGGCCGCCCGCCTGGCCGGAGATACCGCCGAGCTGGCGCGGATCCGGTCCGGGTTGCGCGCCCAGGTCGCCGGTTCGAGCCTCTGTCAGGGCCATGTAGCGGCCAAGGGCCTGCAGGACGCGCTGGACGCACTGTGGGAGTCGGACGCAACGACCCGATAA
- a CDS encoding tetratricopeptide repeat protein, producing MSTMLRRAMKNASGLRPPQKGRSPEERLSQALEFHRAGRLPEAAQVYGQILADDPDHVDALHLLGVAAMQSGDAEGAVSLIDRALVLKPDFADAYSNKSSALMELGRFEDALSACDTALRYAPANAVAWFNAGNALSRLGRPDDAVVRFAKALEIRPDFIEARNNMGAELVDLGRTEDALVCLNKTVQDDPTHVRAYVNLANAHSQAGDRKQAVASLERAVSIDPGHAKARVNLSNLLLAEGNVSGAVREANAALTMEPVLPESFAAIGACYRVLGHPGEACQAYRDALSQSPGASAVHSNLLLSMLGDASVSGSEIRDEALRYAVRHAPRCSRPAIRNKVPKKIGFVSPDFRIHPVGFFLEPLLANLSGFEVHLYSSSDVQDSQTKKLAALADHFVPCKGLSGASLAEQVRNDGIDVLIDLAGHTSDNRLDAFALRPAPVQLTWLGYSGTTGLSQFDGLIGDPTVTPRSAEDEYSEQVYRLPHSFTCLSCWDDLPPVGPLPLARNAYVTFASFNVTTKINPAVVEAWCRVLRSVDGSRMVIKNFYLGDTAARSHFAAQFDANGVSMDRLEMIGHTDRTAHLATVSGVDVALDTFPYSGATTTLDCLSMGVPVVTKTGDRYVSNMSASFLRTAGFGHLVADSVDGFVDTAVRLASDPSALGEFRAGARAALSASPLGDAKLFASSFEKIVMKVWEDRVAEAA from the coding sequence ATGAGTACGATGCTCCGTCGAGCGATGAAGAACGCGTCCGGCCTCCGACCCCCACAGAAGGGGCGGTCGCCGGAGGAAAGGCTGTCCCAGGCCTTGGAGTTCCATCGCGCCGGACGGCTACCCGAAGCGGCGCAAGTCTACGGTCAGATCTTGGCCGACGATCCCGACCACGTGGACGCCCTTCACCTCCTCGGCGTCGCTGCGATGCAGTCCGGCGACGCCGAAGGCGCGGTAAGCCTGATCGACCGGGCGCTCGTCCTCAAGCCGGACTTCGCCGACGCTTACAGTAACAAGAGTTCCGCCCTGATGGAACTGGGCCGGTTCGAAGACGCCCTCTCGGCTTGCGACACGGCCTTGCGTTATGCACCGGCGAACGCGGTCGCTTGGTTCAATGCCGGAAACGCTCTCAGCCGTCTCGGACGTCCCGACGACGCCGTCGTACGCTTCGCGAAAGCTCTCGAGATCCGACCGGACTTCATAGAGGCCCGGAACAACATGGGTGCCGAGCTCGTCGATCTCGGCCGCACAGAAGACGCCCTCGTGTGCTTGAACAAGACCGTCCAGGACGATCCGACGCACGTCCGTGCCTACGTGAACCTCGCCAACGCTCACTCTCAGGCCGGCGACCGTAAACAGGCCGTAGCGAGCCTGGAGCGGGCCGTCTCGATCGATCCTGGACATGCCAAGGCGAGGGTCAACCTTTCGAACCTGCTGCTTGCAGAGGGCAACGTCAGTGGTGCGGTCCGAGAAGCGAACGCGGCTCTGACGATGGAACCCGTGCTCCCTGAGTCGTTCGCGGCGATCGGCGCGTGCTACCGAGTGTTGGGGCACCCTGGCGAAGCGTGCCAAGCCTATCGCGACGCCCTTTCCCAATCTCCGGGCGCGTCCGCCGTCCATAGCAACCTTCTCTTGTCGATGCTGGGAGACGCGTCCGTCAGCGGGAGCGAAATCCGGGACGAAGCCCTGCGGTATGCCGTGCGACATGCCCCTCGGTGCAGCCGGCCTGCGATCCGGAACAAGGTTCCCAAAAAGATCGGCTTCGTGTCTCCGGACTTCCGGATCCACCCCGTTGGCTTCTTCCTCGAACCCTTATTGGCCAACCTCTCGGGGTTCGAGGTCCACTTGTATTCCTCCAGCGACGTCCAGGACAGCCAGACCAAGAAGCTCGCAGCGTTGGCCGACCACTTCGTCCCCTGCAAAGGGCTCTCTGGGGCGTCACTTGCCGAACAGGTCCGGAATGACGGGATCGACGTCCTGATCGACCTTGCGGGACACACGTCCGACAACCGGCTGGACGCCTTTGCTCTTCGACCCGCACCGGTCCAGCTCACGTGGTTGGGATATTCCGGGACCACAGGGCTGTCGCAGTTCGACGGCCTCATCGGCGACCCGACGGTGACGCCGCGTTCGGCGGAGGACGAGTACAGCGAACAGGTCTACAGGTTGCCGCACAGCTTCACGTGCCTGTCTTGCTGGGACGACCTACCGCCTGTCGGCCCGCTACCGTTGGCGCGGAACGCCTACGTCACGTTCGCCAGCTTCAATGTCACGACCAAGATCAACCCGGCGGTGGTCGAGGCCTGGTGCCGGGTTCTGCGGTCGGTCGATGGCTCTCGCATGGTCATCAAGAACTTTTATCTGGGCGACACGGCTGCACGAAGCCACTTCGCGGCCCAGTTCGACGCGAACGGGGTCTCCATGGACCGGTTGGAGATGATCGGTCACACCGACCGTACCGCGCATCTGGCCACGGTGTCAGGGGTCGACGTCGCCTTGGACACGTTCCCGTATTCCGGTGCGACGACGACCCTGGACTGTCTCTCGATGGGTGTCCCGGTCGTGACGAAAACAGGCGACCGCTATGTGTCGAACATGTCCGCCAGTTTCTTGCGCACGGCGGGTTTCGGCCACCTCGTCGCCGACAGCGTCGATGGCTTCGTCGACACGGCCGTCAGGCTCGCTTCCGACCCTTCGGCTCTGGGCGAATTCAGGGCTGGAGCCCGCGCCGCTCTCTCGGCATCTCCGCTTGGTGACGCGAAGCTGTTCGCGTCCTCGTTCGAAAAGATCGTGATGAAAGTCTGGGAGGACAGGGTGGCTGAGGCGGCTTGA
- a CDS encoding DUF1698 domain-containing protein has protein sequence MQTLDLQSSVGSFPFWYHRIELPGGVTTPGWAPICPPAYMIPADMTGMRVLDVGAWDGYWTFEALKRGAKEVVAIDDFSDYLGSLEEDDRKAWGTFDLCREALGYGEDVCKRIEMSVYEVTEDRLGRFDVVFFFGTLYHLRHPLLALDFLSAVCDREIFIETAVLDDFSPYQGGLGKGYPGGQPLMEFYPNNEYGDNTTNWWAPSLACLGLMTMSAGFPDVKVWKLSDQPTELPHCRGFCHGVREAA, from the coding sequence ATGCAGACGCTCGACCTCCAATCGTCGGTCGGTTCGTTCCCGTTCTGGTACCACCGCATCGAACTCCCGGGAGGGGTCACGACGCCGGGCTGGGCGCCCATTTGCCCGCCCGCCTATATGATCCCGGCCGACATGACGGGCATGCGGGTGCTCGACGTGGGAGCGTGGGACGGTTACTGGACGTTCGAAGCCCTGAAGCGAGGCGCGAAGGAAGTCGTCGCTATCGACGATTTCAGCGACTACTTAGGCTCCTTGGAAGAGGACGATCGGAAGGCTTGGGGAACGTTCGACCTCTGCCGTGAAGCCCTGGGCTACGGCGAAGACGTCTGTAAACGGATCGAAATGTCGGTCTACGAAGTCACCGAGGACCGTCTGGGCCGGTTCGACGTCGTGTTCTTCTTCGGCACCCTCTACCATTTGCGCCACCCGCTGCTGGCGCTCGACTTCTTGTCGGCGGTCTGCGACCGCGAGATCTTCATCGAGACGGCGGTGCTCGACGACTTCAGCCCGTATCAAGGCGGATTGGGGAAGGGCTATCCGGGAGGACAGCCGCTCATGGAGTTCTATCCGAACAACGAGTACGGCGACAACACGACCAACTGGTGGGCGCCGAGCTTGGCGTGCCTGGGGCTCATGACGATGTCGGCCGGGTTCCCCGACGTCAAAGTCTGGAAACTGAGCGACCAGCCGACCGAACTGCCCCACTGTCGCGGTTTCTGCCACGGAGTCCGGGAAGCGGCGTGA
- a CDS encoding tetratricopeptide repeat protein, which yields MTFDDGLKAYRSGDYVRAVEILAPLAGADPEARHLLGLSYIALGRADEAAFALEQVLKSQPDNSEAWSNFAAALRSSGQVGMALGSAEEAVRLDPTNAKAHNNLGAAWMDKGEFRKAEDAFSEALRIEPTYVDALCNLSQAVYELGRISESRQAVRTALALDPESWSGHDRMGFVQSAGGDPEAAYRSSKRAMELRPGSDRCWSNVLMRCHSALSAGPDEARQLAERWAERYAVSDAPPLPCRLQEIRRIGFVSGDLRNHPVGRFLIALVDRLPVECFAYMTSGREDAFSECLKPSFQGWRGVARWRAEDIAERILMDRIDVLVDLSGHTGDNRLDVFALAPAPVQLTWLGYPGTTGLPQMDGIIVDDVLAPTGTETQYSESLIRLPHSFLCLDEAPYPATVPKAEGVVFGVFNNPSKFSEECYRLWAEVLKAVPDSNVLFKYHYSGDTWVQSQIRGRLEDRGVAPERVRFLPYVEAKMHREVVASVHVALDTYPYSGATTTIDCLSVGVPVVTLTGRSYSSRMSASLLHACGFDDLVCRDGDDYVATARSLSDRAGALVDERAARIQAFVGSPLCDPDGFASGWMNAVNEFVRGKSVLAAQ from the coding sequence TTGACCTTTGACGACGGACTGAAAGCGTACCGGTCCGGAGATTACGTCCGAGCCGTCGAGATTCTGGCTCCGCTAGCCGGGGCCGACCCTGAAGCGCGCCACCTTCTCGGATTGTCGTACATCGCCTTGGGCCGCGCCGACGAGGCCGCGTTCGCCTTAGAACAGGTCTTGAAATCCCAACCCGACAACTCCGAAGCTTGGAGCAACTTTGCGGCGGCGCTCAGGAGTTCGGGGCAGGTCGGAATGGCCCTGGGTTCGGCAGAAGAGGCGGTCCGGCTCGATCCGACGAACGCCAAGGCGCACAACAACTTGGGAGCCGCTTGGATGGATAAGGGTGAGTTCCGAAAGGCGGAAGATGCCTTCTCCGAAGCCCTTCGGATCGAACCGACGTATGTGGACGCCCTGTGCAACCTGAGCCAAGCCGTTTACGAACTGGGACGGATCTCCGAGTCGCGCCAAGCCGTCCGGACGGCCCTGGCACTTGATCCGGAGTCCTGGTCGGGCCACGACCGCATGGGCTTCGTCCAGTCGGCAGGTGGGGACCCGGAGGCCGCATACCGGTCCAGCAAGAGGGCGATGGAACTGAGGCCCGGAAGCGACCGTTGCTGGAGCAACGTCCTCATGCGGTGTCATTCGGCCTTGTCCGCCGGACCCGACGAAGCCCGCCAACTCGCCGAAAGATGGGCCGAGCGCTATGCCGTGTCGGACGCGCCTCCCTTGCCGTGCCGGCTCCAAGAGATCCGGAGGATCGGATTCGTGTCCGGAGATTTGCGGAACCATCCTGTCGGACGGTTCTTGATCGCTCTGGTCGATCGTCTTCCCGTCGAGTGCTTCGCCTATATGACCTCGGGCCGAGAGGACGCCTTCTCCGAGTGTCTGAAGCCGTCGTTCCAGGGTTGGAGGGGCGTCGCACGTTGGCGCGCCGAAGACATCGCAGAGAGGATCTTAATGGACAGGATCGACGTGCTCGTCGACCTCAGCGGCCATACGGGGGACAATCGCCTCGACGTGTTCGCTTTGGCGCCAGCTCCGGTCCAACTGACTTGGCTCGGGTACCCCGGCACCACCGGGCTGCCTCAAATGGACGGGATCATCGTCGACGACGTCCTGGCGCCTACCGGAACGGAGACCCAATACTCTGAATCCCTGATCCGGCTGCCCCATAGCTTCCTCTGCCTCGATGAAGCTCCGTATCCGGCGACCGTCCCGAAGGCCGAAGGCGTCGTTTTCGGCGTGTTCAACAACCCTTCGAAGTTTTCGGAGGAGTGCTACCGTCTGTGGGCCGAAGTCCTGAAGGCCGTGCCGGATTCGAACGTCCTCTTCAAGTACCACTATTCCGGCGACACCTGGGTGCAGTCTCAGATCCGAGGGCGGCTCGAGGACCGGGGAGTCGCTCCGGAACGCGTCCGTTTCCTGCCGTACGTCGAAGCGAAGATGCACCGTGAGGTCGTCGCAAGCGTCCACGTCGCTCTCGACACCTACCCGTACAGTGGAGCGACGACGACGATCGACTGCCTGTCGGTGGGTGTCCCCGTGGTGACCTTGACCGGACGTTCGTATTCGTCGCGCATGTCGGCCAGCCTTCTTCACGCGTGCGGGTTCGACGACCTCGTGTGCCGCGACGGGGACGACTATGTCGCGACGGCGCGGTCGTTATCGGACCGGGCCGGAGCCCTTGTCGATGAGAGGGCTGCGAGGATCCAGGCGTTCGTCGGTTCTCCCTTGTGCGACCCTGACGGGTTCGCCTCAGGCTGGATGAACGCCGTCAATGAGTTCGTCAGAGGCAAGTCGGTCTTAGCCGCTCAGTGA
- the hemW gene encoding radical SAM family heme chaperone HemW, whose product MTGSGPVAVYVHVPFCPSKCGYCDFNSYAMHGDIVPRTVQAMLNQIRTSPWKGRPAKTVFFGGGTPTFLDSGTLTALLDAVLETHPPSDGCEVTSEANPGTVDRAKLRSMKAAGFNRLSLGAQSFDTGDLIRLGRVHGPTETGAAVDMARCAGFDRINLDLMFGLPGQRLSAWRHNLQTAIRLVPGHLSLYGLTIEPNTRFYRLHLKGMLDLPDDDAQVRMYQDAIDACAEAGLAQYEVSNFAKPGEECRHNLCYWRGEEYLGYGPGAVGCAIEEDGAKRRRTNVKHPERYSAAVESGSPGYTDVETLDSDAQRLERIMLGIRLNEGIDARMADLDEAACQRLVQKGWLETSGSTVRLTPQGRLFCTDVSVELA is encoded by the coding sequence GTGACCGGCTCCGGGCCGGTCGCCGTTTATGTCCACGTCCCGTTCTGCCCGTCCAAGTGTGGCTATTGCGACTTCAATTCGTACGCGATGCACGGCGACATCGTGCCGAGAACGGTCCAGGCGATGTTGAACCAGATCCGGACGTCGCCCTGGAAGGGCCGTCCGGCCAAAACCGTGTTCTTCGGAGGTGGAACGCCCACTTTCTTGGACAGCGGAACGTTGACCGCGCTCTTAGATGCCGTCCTTGAGACCCATCCGCCTTCCGATGGGTGCGAAGTAACGAGTGAAGCGAACCCGGGGACGGTCGATCGGGCCAAGCTCCGATCGATGAAAGCTGCCGGCTTCAACCGGTTGAGCCTTGGAGCCCAAAGCTTCGATACGGGCGACCTGATCCGCCTCGGCCGTGTCCACGGCCCGACCGAGACGGGTGCGGCGGTCGACATGGCCCGTTGCGCGGGGTTCGACCGGATCAACCTGGACCTGATGTTCGGACTCCCAGGACAGCGGCTGTCGGCGTGGCGGCACAACCTGCAGACCGCGATCCGTCTTGTCCCCGGACACCTCAGTCTCTACGGCCTGACGATCGAGCCGAACACGCGGTTTTACCGGCTGCACCTGAAGGGCATGCTCGACCTTCCGGACGACGACGCCCAGGTCCGGATGTACCAGGACGCGATCGACGCCTGTGCCGAGGCGGGTCTCGCACAATACGAGGTCTCGAACTTCGCCAAACCTGGTGAAGAATGCCGACACAACCTGTGCTACTGGCGAGGAGAGGAGTACCTGGGATACGGGCCCGGAGCCGTCGGCTGCGCGATCGAGGAGGACGGGGCCAAGCGCAGGAGGACGAACGTGAAGCATCCCGAGCGGTATTCCGCCGCCGTGGAATCGGGGTCGCCCGGCTACACGGACGTGGAGACGTTGGACTCCGACGCCCAGCGCCTTGAACGCATCATGCTCGGGATCCGGTTGAACGAGGGGATCGACGCCCGGATGGCAGACCTCGACGAGGCGGCCTGCCAAAGGCTGGTGCAGAAGGGGTGGCTCGAGACGTCGGGAAGCACGGTCCGTTTGACGCCTCAAGGGCGGTTGTTCTGCACGGACGTCTCCGTCGAACTGGCATAG